A window of Silene latifolia isolate original U9 population unplaced genomic scaffold, ASM4854445v1 scaffold_70, whole genome shotgun sequence genomic DNA:
CATTATAATATTAgaatttagatgaacaaattttatgagatctaaaactattttttagagagaaatttggAGAAGCATGTATAAGAGAATAAGAAAAATGCATGAATGATGATAGAGAACAATTTTCTCTACAAAATAGAAGGGGAAGCCGGTTTGGGGATCTAGAAGTCCAATTCATGGCCTTCTCCCTTTTGCTTTTTCTCTTCTCTAAAatgtaggtttgcatggctagttagaGTAGGAAATCTTGATATCCattttatcatttaaaataaaacatccactaACTCGTTATACCCTCCATTTTTTCGGCCATTttagataaaatggacttccattttattttttcaatttgtcatttgtcacacaatatgtcacatgtagcatgtaacatgttattaattaatttaatgcatatttaacaattaaatatcattatatatacattaattaaattacatattaacaaattgtctagtaattcattattacatggtataaaatgggacatgttaatataatttacaatattttgtaattataattaaccattcattcttatctcaattgtttcataaacaataatcaattttagtaatgaaaatatttcaattactaaatgaatcttatttaatcaaattacaataagatacttattctcactcacaaataaaaatcattcaattttaaggaattaattaacttgtatcattatacaattaactaatttgtctattaagggaattgtcctatacgtgtgaccttaagggatcaactgatcaccatcgtcaaacgacagtaatgtcaaactcttgttagccaatcattactgattaatgttgatcagttgactatataattgaatcatctcgtacgtattcttatcatgagatttaaacctgtgatcgcactattgttgaggacacttactccaacactgTTGCGCCATAATATGGAACTGAGGTGGACTACCCCAAGATTGTTTACTCTCCAGCTTGTCAGATCTTACATTCTGAGCTTCAAACTGTGCTATAATTCTGTAGACACTAGGTATCTTGGTAgaagggtcaaaggtactcaagccttccctttgacgatctttctcctagaatcctgtctaggtaggacctatcaaaataacactaaaggaaaaagataaaaactgcctcaaggaataaattccttgaggcgaaagacagacaaaaataaaacaagtaaataaatagttgcctccccggcaacgacgccaaaatttgacaacgatgtcgcaaccctatcaaaaataaaaccaactggctctactaatgaagcagaggtaagtcgggtatcgtatccacagggaggcggtcactatctacttatcattcggtctgtctaatgtcacaaaacgagggtttgagttgtttgactaaactaaagagtaATAAAACAAGAGTAAAGACGATGAAaatcaaataaagagagagatgccaggatttcggttcaccataatATTACACAAATcggctaaaggtaggtcagtcggtctaatgtgagaaggatagtggaaaggtcctctcggtcctcTATCTACCCacaaatactactaacttagctctcgccctcattagtgtagtctattgttcataacaggtctattcattccaatctctcgatctaggtatGAATTTAACTGGATTAATTGATTCAGATGCATGCGTTTAACCtaataattacaattatatttctatcaaacaattctcaaaacaaaaccttctaaaccaattaaagcatcatcgattaactatcatggctcccctaatcctagcattaaggtATTAACTATTCATGAAAATAAGTGAAGCAATAACAATGAAGGAAATAAGAACAAAGATGATATAAAATATGCAcagagaattaaattaaatgagTAAGGAATTACAGAAGTTTAGGATCCGGCAAAGGAAGATCAAAGGAAGGTTCAACAATGTAGAAATCAAAAGAAAATAGTATGGAAAAAGATGTCCGGCCTAATtgacgtctttcctatttataggaaagaccaTTATGTCTATTTAAAATTGACCTTCAAAAAGCATATGATATTGTTTAATGGAGCTTTGTTGCTCAACTGTTTCATAAGATGGGCTTCCCTGAATCTTTCACTCAGAGGGTGATGACTTGTGTTCAGACAACATCCTTCTCTTTGTGTCTCAATGGAAGTAGCTTTGGATATTTCAAAGGCAAACGTGGTCTCAGGCAGGGAGACCCAATATCCCCTCTAATCTTTACAATGTGTATGGAATACCTCACTAGAACGATTAAATAGGCCACTGATAGATGGCCATTTCAATATAATCCTATGTGCAAGGGTATAAAACTAAATCatttgatgtttgctgatgatatctTAATGTTCTGCAAGGGCAATGCTCAATCTATTATGCTGTTGATCAGAGCTTTCTCCTGATTTTCAAAAGCTTCTGGTTTGAAGATGAATAATACTAAAATAGAGGTCTATTTCAATGGGGTTGCACAGGAACTGAAGTCTGATATACAACATGTCACTGGTTTTGTTGAGGGCAGCATGCCTTTTAGATACCTAGGGGTACCTATTCAAGCAGGTAAATTCACCAAAAAAGACTGTAATATCCTGACTGAAAAGATGGTTAATAGGATCAAGAGTCTAGGAGCTAAGAAACTGTCCTATGCTGGCAAGATAGTACTCATCAACTCTGTTTTGAATACCCTCTACTCATTCTAGGGAGGTATTTTCCTTATTTCTAAAGcagtaatcaaaagaattgaagcAATCTGTAGGAATTTTCTATAGGATGGGAGCTCAGATTACCACAGAGTCCCTCTCATTGCTTGGGATAAAGTCACTTTACCAAAAGAGGAAGGGGGACTGGGCATCAAAAAATCCGAGACCTGGAATGTTGCCACTGTGGCCAAACTGGTAGATTGGATATATGGCAAGGCTTCTAGACTCTGGGTAAGGTGGATAAATCACATATACCTGAAGAATGGCAGGTGGCAGGACTATAGTCCACCTGCAGATGCTTCTTGGGCATGGAAATCTATCTGTAAGGTAAAAGAAAAGATAAATTGGCATATGTGCATGATCAATGGTCCCCAGATCCATATGGCTACTCTGTCAAACATAGGTATGAATGGCTAATGATGCGTATCGCGAGCGGAAGTCTTAATTGTGCTACAAATAAACGAAGGACatgaatgcactaggtgcaacccgattaAGTCGTGTTACTTGAAGCTAAGTAAAACGTAAATATAAGGgatatttgctcgatcgagacctaTAGATCGACCAATGGTGATTGATTCTCAATACCTATTGATAATAATCGGGTTTTACTCGAAAACGCTTCGAATAAAACAAAGGTTTTTCCCAACAACGATTTTTATCACACAGTGTGAAATTTTCTTaaaacttggatgattacaaatgaggcATTTGGTTCCTTATATTGGCCGAAATCCTTGGGCTCCAAGGTTACAATTAAATGCTATGCATGATTTCCAAGGTTACTAATTATTATCCTTGACTAATAATAAAAACATGGTAGACTTTTAGAAAAAACATGCTAGACTTTGTAGAAAAACATGCATCAACATAAAAACTAGAATGCTGAAAACTAGGTGGTTCAATGAACCATTTCCACGGCTCCTTCACGGCTTATAGGGAGTTTCTTTGCGGATTTTGGGTCCTTGAGTCGTGATCATGGAAACCTCTTGTCTATTGTTAGCACCCAACCACGTTTGATGTGCTAATATTGACGTGTTTGAATTCGAACCATTCTTGATGCCCATAGGATCTCCACATTCGATTACCACTTCATCTAAGGTGTTGATATCCGTATCatctcctcccccttgaaaaggaattgtcctcaattcctCAATACTATCGTCGTCGATATAAGGAGAGAGATCGCCTATGTTGAAGGTGGCATAAACACCAGAGTCTCCAGGGAGTTCGATCTTTAGGCATTATCACCGATCCTTGAAATCACCTTTTAAGGACCTTCCGCGCGTGGCATTAAATTGTTCTTTCGCTTGTTCGGAAATCGATCCTTTCTGAAGTGTACCCAAGCCAAATCCTCTTCATTGAAGACCCTAGATCGGCGATTCTTGTTAGACTTTCGCTTGTATATTTCATTGATGGTCTCAATTCTATTTCGCACTTGCTTTTGTAGCTTGATCATTGCTTTTAACTTTGCCTCCGCATCCTTATGTACTAGTTCATATTCCGGTAAAGGAATAAGATCAAGTGGTAGGAAGGGATTCACGCCATACACAATTTCAAATGGGGAGTGCTTTGTTACGTATGTCGGAGATCGATTGTAGGCGAACTCGGAATGAGCGAGATTTAAGTCCCAATCCTTTTGAGTCTTGCTTACGAGACCACGCAACAATGTTCCAAGAGTTCTATTCGTCACCTCTGTTTGTCCATCGGTTTGGAGATGGTGAGACGTACTAAACAACATCTTGGTGCCTACATTCTTCCATAGGGTGTTCCAAAAATAACTTAAGAACTTGGAGTTACGATCAGAGACTATTGTTCTCGGAACTCCATGAAGACGGAGTATCTCTCGGAAGTACAAATCAGCCACATTGCTAGCGTCGCCCGTCTTGTGGCATGCTACGAAATGAGCCATTTTGGAAAATCGATCCACCACAACCATGATTTCATCCTTACCCCTTTGCGTACGAGGCaaagcaacaataaaatccatggacaCGCCCTCCCATGGCCGGCTAGGAATAGGTAATGGTATGTATTCTCCGGGTTTGAAGGTATTTTTCGCAACATGACAAGTGACACACTTCCCGACTACATTTTGCACATCTCCTTGCATTCCAGGCCAATggaaatgttcctttaggatctGTAAAGTCTTATTGACACCAAAATGTCCACCAAGTCAACCTCCATGAGCTTCTCGGATTAATAACTCCTGAACTTGATGTTAAGGCACACAAAGCTTATTTCCTTTGAAAAGAAAATAATCTTGAATGATAAACGCGTCGTGTGCTCTAGAATTTCATTTCTCAAATAATTCCCCAAAATCAGAATCATTCTCATAATAATTCTTCAAGGTTTCAAATCCAAGTAGGCGAACATCGAGCACATTCAATAAAGAATAGCGTCGGGaaagagcatcggccaccacattgctTTTGCCACCCTTATACTTTGAAGAGAAGTGAAAGGATTGTAGCAACTCTACCCATTTCGCATGTCTCGAATTCAACTTCTGCTGCCCATTAATGTGCTTTAATGATTCATGATCCGAATTTAAGATGAAGTGATTCGGGCGAAGGTAGTGGCTCCAATGATTAAGATCTCTTGCGATTGCATAGAACACTTTATCGTATGTGCAATAATTGAGTCTAGCACCACTCAGCTTCTCAGAAAAATATGCAATGGCTCATTTTCCTTGCACCAATACGGCTCCAATCCCAACACCGCTTGCATCGCACTCTACCTCAAAAGGTTATGTAAAATCCGGGAGTGCTAATAATGGTGCCTCACAAAGCTTTTGAATAATCGTCTCGAAAGCCTTTTTAGCAGTCGCGGTCCACTCTAATGCTCCTTTCTTTAAACACTCGGTTATAGGACTAGTGATAGTACTGAAATCCCGAATGAATCTTTGATAAAACAAAGCAAGTCCATAAAATGACCGGACTTCCGTGACGGATTTAGGGGTACGCCACGACTTGATTGCCTCAATCTTGGTTTGATCAACCGAAACTCCATCTTTAGAAACCACATAGCCGAGAAAGATGACACTCTTAACCAAGAATGGACACTTATCCTTCTTTCCATAAAGTTTATGCCCTCGGAGTGTGTCGAACACCTCTCGAAGGTGTTTGAAATGCTCCTCCTTATCTCGACTGTATACCAAAATGTCATCCAAATAGACGACCACGAATCTGCCCAAGAAAGGTTTGAGTACCTCGTTCATGAATCGCATAAAAGTATTTGGAGCATTAGTTAATCCGAATGGCATGATAATCCACTCGTATAACCCATGTTTAGTTTTGAATGTGGTTTCCCACTCGTCCCCTTCCCTTATTCGTATTTGGTGATAACTACTCCTCAAGTCGATATTAGAGAAGATCTCGGAACCATGTAATTTATCAAGCATGTCGTCAAGCCTTGGAATAGGGAAACGGTCcttgatagttatgttgttcaCGGCTCGACTATCAATACACATTCGCCCAAGTCCCATCCTTTTTTTGGACAAGGAGAGTAGGAAAGTCACATGGACTTAGGCTTTCATGAACATAACCTCTGTCCATTAATTCCTCAATTTGTCGTTGTAACTCCTTTGTCTTTATTGGGTTGCATCGATAGGCCGCTTTGTTAGGCAATGAAGCTCCAAGAATGAGATCGATTTGATGTTCAATCCCACGAATAGGGGGCAAACCCGGCGGTAAATCATCAGGAAAACATCCTCGAATTCCTTTAAGAGTGCTGCTAATCGGTCATTTTTTACTCCAACACTTGGCACTTCATTGAACACTATCAAATAAACACAACCACCCTCCTTAATAGCTTCACCAACCTCTTGCTCGCTAGCAAACATAGACATGCTAGAGGCCTTTCCTTGCGTAGTACTCATAGAATGGATAGCACTAGGCGCCATCGGCTTTAAAACAAGCTTCTTGCCCTTGTCGACCAATTCATAATCATTTCTCCGACCACGGTGTATTACATTGCGATCGAATTGCCAAGGACACCCCAAGAATACATGGCATGCATCCATCGGCACAACATCAGACAAGATCTTCTCGGCATAAGACCCCATAGTTAAAGCCCCTTCCACTTGCTCGGTAACCTTCACCTTATTCCCGTCATCAAGCCAATGTATTGCGTAGGGTTTGGGGTGAGGTGTTGTAACCAAACCCAACTTGCTCACCATTTCTTTTGAGGCTGCATTAGTACAACTGCCTCCATCGATGATTAGACTACACCACTTGTCATTTACTTGACACTTGGTGTGAAATATTTGGTTTCTTTGCTCCGACTCAATTGATGTGGATTCAGCTTACAGGGCTCAAAGAACCAAAGCCTAATCGTAACTAGGAGCGGTGTACGACTAGATATTCTCACCGTCTTCCTCCTCTTCCCTTTCATCGAAAttgaacacatcacccaatcgctcttcctcatcaaacaactCATCTCGAAAAGACATAGCTTCTCTCAAAGTAATTACTCGTTTGTTTGGACACACATTTTGATAGTGTCCAAATCCTTGGCACTTAAAACATCGTACTTTGGATAGACTCGTTTCTTTGGGAGCGGTTGTTTTTGTGGTGAAATTAGGGGTAGAAACTGATTTGAGATTGGGTTCAATAACACGACTACCCAGACTTCCCTTCGATCCTCCCTCGTTCCTCCAACTACGACTAATCTCACCATACGTCGGTGTGAGTTTAGCTTTCCCTTGAGCTTTAATTTTTAGGCACAAGTTACATTAGGCATCGAAATCAGCATAGGATTGTAATTCAACCGAATTGGTTATATTACCATTCAATCCACGAAGAAATTGAGACATCTTTAACTCTTCGCTCTCCTCCAATTCTCCAATCAAAGCTAGATTCTCAAACTCATTGATGTATTCCAAGACACTGAGTCTCTCTTGGGTAAGTTCGGCGATCTTACGATAAGTCGTAAGCCTATAAGTTGTTGGAACATATCTCTTGCGTAGTTTGCTTTTAATTAAGAGATTCCCAAGACGATATTTTCTCCTTTCCAGACCGAGCACGCTTTGCTTTCAAGCCTTCGTACCACAACGAAGCTCCTTGACTAAGTTTTAAAATAGCGTACTTGTAACTTTTCTCGTCATCAAGATTTTTGAGATCAAacattgttggggctggtgtcctttacagttagtgcaaggacttataaatctctaaaaggatcaaagggtatacttttgtatcataatcagttggtccacgtttatcaataacggttggcttgctagataagtttgacgttattgtcatacagatggcggtgatcaactggtccctaaaagtcacacctataggatacgtttgagagatgtgacggtatgaaaatacagtcatgtagatgccaaatttgactaaccagttagtctgagttatttgactattaattagtcaaaaatgtgatgttgagatattttatttaatacggattaaataataatggctaaagcttaattaagcgattaattcgtaaaattgaatataaacgatttatatttgattaatgtatattgaataaatataattatacaatatcgtctttgtcggacatgtattaatgtttcaactaatccgtattattagttgatgctttaataaccgataaccgatgacgatttatgataaaaccgtgtcatatacatttagcgcatttcgggtcgtaccatgagttaaaaataagagaaagtggaaagcccactctccccatctAAAGCTCACGGTCGAACCATAcaaagagggagtctctcctcttttgtaacctaattgtcatttgcaaaaatacattagggttttgagaaaattgcctctcaaaattcggatctctcatccaacgaaaactcacaaaacaatcctctcaatattgcaaggcaattagaggattcattctagcacaagggcatttctcggacaatcttgggtgcatcatttaggaggagatctactttgatctctcattgccattttgcactaggaccgaaggttattccttaatctttatcgtttcattgttgttttcgtttatgacatttaatcacgtataaaatttgcgttataatccttcaaattatgggttttatacggatattacccttcaagtggtatcagagcgaggccacgtaaatttttctatgtgattttcatcaaactaATTTTGAATCGATGAATTTTTGTTCAAAAAATTGTCTCGGCAGCCATTTTTTTCTCTCGGCAATTTTTTAATtgttgcgttttttttttgttttcttgtgccttgggatccgtgtcttggTTACACGGTGTTGGTtgtcgtttgtttgttttgttttcattttgatctttgcatattgttttgtaatcgatattcattgcaatatgttagagatctatcaaaatgattgcataaaatttcgtgtggcacaaatttttgtctcgaaaaatttttgaaaaccgtgtggccttatgtcacggcctgttttctgtttttgcattgatttgcgtgccacacattttgttagatcgttcgatctcttgtttactatcgttcttcacatgttgtaattttaaccgataattattgcaatatgttgaagatgtaacaattgtagtttgatttctatacggattagattaaaattgcaattgtgttttatcaaaccgttttgttttgatcttttgttgctcacgattttgagccgtataaatttttttttctcgttttttgatgctctcggctttacagcatttaaaaaaaaaaaaaaaaaaaaaaaatcgtgggtactgttcacgcccaacagtaaaagaaaaaaaaaaaaaaattctgtttttttttcttttcggccCTTTTGTTGCATAAAACgaatttatgctctcgcttgatggtgaaacggttcacccacgtaaaattaagttactttaaaacgatttatagtaacggattatctcggattaaaattaacttgactaaagcggttttgtcatataattttaattatctttggtggtttggataaatttaacataattacggaattatgtcacgaataaatttaatatagttgatgcattttaattatcgttattttgatttttgaatgcttttaattacgtatttatttatttttgcaaacggttgtaacttagtgtggccttagtagaacgtgttaccgtaatgatggaacacggtcttggttgtattttgagatctcgtatctccctttatttcttttaattacagttttttatttagaatgtaaataggtttatattttgtaaattttaattgtaattttgagaagactaaagaaggagaccggatgctcactcccgctacatggacaaagatggaacatcaagacaagcttttcgggtccaacggtggattccaaagttgtattatgttctttttactaggataggccacactaggaatttttatttacgtattgcattcatttatttattttatcgcaacgatagtatgcatcattttccgcctaaaatcCAAACCAcataataattgcatgaaaactgacacatatagaggtctcgagttagttttctttgacattctcatgtcacacgatttaagccatcatctaaattaattcattcacgcagttgctagttattcgttcacttaaaatgaattgaaacttagttgatgggatcttcctcgtataatcaaaaattgagaacggtctttataggtcaaactccaatgaatcccttcttcgtcggtatgcataatatgaccccttctaggtcgggtaagttggaaccgattgacttattttatcttaacactatggtcactcgtacgatcctgtgactatggtggactatagataggatttacggaaatctatcgaccaagagttcttacggaagaattagctaaacagttggcttatcaatttacagaaattgagtcttgggatcacttgtatcattcttgagggagatcaattatgcaagtgcgcaagtctacacgttaaaatgaatttttaaatagacttaaatcacctcgatgagttgcttatttcgtttttgtttttctttcttttcagtgtagatcacgaacttttaaactgctaaaaacaaatggctggttctacagacaacccaatgccaagtgccacattggaccgtgagtcctggcttcggatcttcatgaatcagatgaatcagtctactcgactgaagaatgatggatcaaacttcgcggatcgggaggcggcattacggaatgccgccgccgacggaagctcaaatatctattagagcccatcccggcaaacccaggtcccacggctagagctgctgaaatcaccaagtttaacgatttctgtatggaagcgggtgcgattaaaaacgtactcatttttgcaatggaacccaatttgcagaaacgcttcatagcccatggtgcgaacaagattttcaccacgctcaccaaggaattctcgaaagcaccgagaatcgtgacctatgagcataccactcgcttctttgatgcgagactccagaagggccaaccagttagcccacacattctcagcatgattgagaatgtcgagaagctggagacctttgattgtaagatcagcgagaacattgtgatcgaccgcatgcttcactcactccacgatggtttttcgcaatttagagcgaattactatatgaatgatttgaagaaaagtccccatgaactgcactcccttctcgtacagaccgagaaggacataaagttcagtgggagcttgaaacaggatgttctcgttgtgacaaacaaggggaaaggtaagggcaaagctcaggcaaacctagaagtaggtaaaccgaagttcaagaagtcgggttcaggtaagagtgggcctggtgagtcgagcacctcatcaggcgcgacaaagagcaagaatgaaaacatggaatgccatcattgccacaagactgggcattggaggcgtacatgtcctgtttatcatgaggacttaaaggcaggtcgtgttaaacctgttggtatgtcttcttcttcttctacttttattcatatgattgagattaaccacgcaagttacggaacttgggtacttgatactggttatggttctcatctgtgtaatcatgtgcgggggctccgaaacatcgaacccctcgtaaagggtgaggtggactgcgtgtcgggaatggagcacgagtggctgccgtctcaaggggaacatatgtgatccaacttcctagcggatttgagttatttttattataatcgctattatgtacccagtctttcgaaaaacattatttcggccgcacttgacaaacttggattttcatttgtaatagagaataatacttgcattttctcattacacgatatgatttatggcaaggcagtctccatgaacggaatttatgttttagatcagacgaccgaaatattacacgtaatgaataaaaagttaaaggttggtgacaaagatcaaacgtatctatggcactgtcgtatgggacacattaatgagaaacgcgttaaacagctcatcaagaatggagctatctcggcctttgattttcaatcatttggcacgtgtgaatcatgtctcatcggtaagatgactcggatttccttcaaaggtgttggaatgcgcgctgctgacctattaggactcatacacacggatgtatgtggtcctatgtcaatcaccgcacgagaaggctataggtatttcatcactttcacggatgatttaagtagatatggctatgtctacttaatgaagcacaaaagtgaatcctttgagaaattcaaagaataccgagaataggtacgtaacctattgggtagaaagattaaaacactacgttcagatcgtggtggcgagtatctttctcacgagtttgatcaacacctaaaagactgtgggattgccctacagttaactccacctggaacacctcaattgaatggtgtgtccgaacggagaaatcgaacactacttgatatggttcgatccatgatgagtcacaccgtgttgcctgactcattgtggggttatgctcttttgtcagccgctctaatacttaaccgaagtccgtctaaagctgttgacaagactccatatgaactatggaagggaacggtccctaacttgtcctttatacgggtttggggctgcgaggcttatgtcaagtggagacacgaggataagctcggcccgcgatcggtcaagacatactttataggttatcctaaaggaacacttggtcattacttctattcgccaaccgaacaacgtgtttttgttgcggcaagtgcgacattcttagagaaggaatttctcgagaatgcatagagtgatagaaccttcgacctgtcggagattccagaaccaaataccgagcgaCCATTGGAGGagccaattccttcaatcccggctgcggtgaatattcctgaggaacctaggaggtcgggaagagtctctattcctccagatagatacattggtatggtcgaggaacatgacatagatgacgttctactcttaacgagtagtgaacccgcaacctataaaggtgccatgactagttccgactcaaagctatggcttgaggccatgcaatccgagatggactctatgtatgagaacaatgtatgtgatcttgttgacttacctgctaaggttcgtccccttcaatgcaaatggctttacaagataaagcattctgtggaaggtcaacaagatatctacaaagcacgactagttgctaaaggtttcaaccaagtgccaggcttgcactacgatgaaatttttgcacccgtagtcatgctgcgttccattcggattatcttagcgatcgccgcttttcatgactacgaaatttggcaaatggatgtgaaaaccgccttcttaaacggctttttggaggaagagttgtacatggtacaacccgaaggtttcatcgatccacaacatcctaagaaagtgtgcaagcttaagcgttccatttatggacttaagcaagcatctcggagttggaatcatc
This region includes:
- the LOC141640015 gene encoding uncharacterized protein LOC141640015, whose amino-acid sequence is MAHFVACHKTGDASNVADLYFREILRLHGVPRTIVSDRNSKFLSYFWNTLWKNVGTKMLFSTSHHLQTDGQTEVTNRTLGTLLRGLVSKTQKDWDLNLAHSEFAYNRSPTYVTKHSPFEIVYGVNPFLPLDLIPLPEYELVHKDAEAKLKAMIKLQKQVRNRIETINEIYKRKSNKNRRSRVFNEEDLAWIELPGDSGVYATFNIGDLSPYIDDDSIEELRTIPFQGGGDDTDINTLDEVVIECGDPMGIKNGSNSNTSILAHQTWLGANNRQEVSMITTQGPKIRKETPYKP